The genomic segment GAGACAGTGCAGAGGGGGTCTCCCCAGCTGCCCGTGGCTGGGCCGCTGTGCAAGGTGACCGCCCCCACCGAACCTATGACTgaacttcccctcctcccccttcctcccagcaCCCCAGGCCACCTGGGGACAGGCACACCCCCAAATATGGTACACTGTGTTCACACACATGCCTGGTCCTCGGGCTCTGCCCCCGCTCCActtcctccctgggcctcagccctTCTGAAGCTAGAGGGTGGTCTAGGAGAGGCCTGCTCTGCCCCCTGGGCTGTGGCCAAAGGGGCTGACTTGTGCTCCAGCCATCGGCAGGATTTTGGGTCCCACCCTGAGCCTGGCAGTTTCCATCCTCCACTCCTGAACGGGCACCAGGCCTGGGGGCCCGTGCGGGGAGTCTGGGGAAGGATGAGTCACTTGCGGGGGGCACCCACCTTCCGTGCCTGGCTTCTGCAGCCCATCCTCGTCGCTGCCCAGCCCCTGCAGCTGCTCCCACTGGCTGGTGCAGGCTGAAGCCAGGCCATCTCGTACCACCTGCACGGCCTGGGATGACTTGGTGAAGCTGAGCTCCCCTGGGGGCCCGGGCCCAGGGCCGCACCCCTCCTCCAGGGCCAGCCTAAGCTCCAGGAGCTCCTGTACCAGACAAACGCCCATTAAGGCCCTGCTGGCCACAGCTCCTCCTGGCTGGGGTGACACGGCGCCGCCAGGGGCTGGCACAGCCCTGAAGCCCAGGCACCCGCTGCCTTCTCCCTCCGCTTCCCGCCTACCCCCTTCCACGTCCTCTCTGGCCTGCAGAGCTGCCCTCACCTGCAGGAAGCTGACCGAGTCGGCTTCAGGGACCTGACCGAGGTTGCGGCGGGCCCGGCTGAGCCGGCTGCGCTGTCCCTCCTGCCGCCGCAGGTCGCCCTGGGAGCGGCCCAGCATGGTCGCCTCCCCCTCGTCGATGAAGGACAGCACCTCTGCCTGAAACCCCTGCAGGACGGCTGCGGCCTCGGCAAACAGCCGGCTCACCCTTTCCCGCTCTGCCACGGCTGCACTCTGCACAGGAGGACAGAGGTGGCGGTGATGAAGGCAAAGAACATCACTTCCCATACCCCACTTTCCCCCCCTGTCCTCTCGGGGGGACAGAAGCACCAGCCCCAGCTGCCCTGGATCTATGTCAGGTCAGGGGAGACACTCGTGCTCACTGGAGCCGGGCAATGCCTTGAGCGTGGGCTTCTTTAGAGTGGACGGTACCATGCTGAAAGCTCACACTGCCAGGAGGATACTGCAGGAGTGAACGGGGGCGGGGGTTAGGATGGGATCGGACCTTGATGAGGGCCACCGTGCGCCGGGACTGTGCGATGCCCGCGCCCAGCTCGTCCATGCGGTCCTCCACAGCGCTCAGGACTTTGGGCTGCTCGGCCTGTGAATGACACCCTTGAGTATGGGGTCTGGCAGAGGTCACAACCCTGCACTGGGGTCCCAGGTCTCACCaaggggggaggagagggctgaCCTGGGAGGGAGTGGTATCTGGGTGTAGGTGGGACTGGGAGTGGCCATGATATGCCAGAGGTGCCTCAAGCCCAGGCTGGTGCCATTCCCGAATGCCCAGGGAGAGGGCAGGCTGGCCAGCTGTGGGTTGTCTGCCTCCCCGCTTTGACTGGTGTGCAAGTAGAGGGCCATCTACCGTCCTCAGTGTTGCTCACATGCATTTGAGAACTTCCTTCAGCggggaagaggcagagaaagagagtgaggagGGGGCCCTGCACAAGATGGCATTCAGCTGTCCCGGGCATCATTGTCCCCAAAGAGTCtgtgcccccagcccaggcctgaaAAATAGGGATTCCGGGCAAATCCCCTGGGTCTTATGAGTCACCACGCCAGGCAGGAGAGACGGAAAATCCCAAGGCAGAGGCGCCAAGACCGGGCTGGGGGCCAAAGGAAACTGGGGGCGGAGGTAACCGGCCAGGCAGCATGTACATGCTCCCGCCACGGCCCCCGGAACAGCTGGACAGAGCGGTCTGTGTGCTCGGACCACGCTCTGCAGCACTCCTTTCGCCTGCCACACCCATCCAAACCCTCAGCCCAGGCAAACGGGGATCTGCAGGAGCTCGGCCGGCCGGCGCAGCAGCTGCGCGGCGGAAATCAGCCGCCTGGGACCACGTGGGCCTAACCCGGTTCCCGGCTGTTTAAACCCCCAAGGGCCCCGCTCCAGCCTCAGGCCCCCAGCCCGCCCATCTTTTTCGAGTTCTCACTGGGTCCCTCCAACCCCCATTCTTGTCCCGAGCGCAATGTCCCACAGCGAGAGGAGGCCGTCAGGGCTGGAAGGGACCGCAAAAATCCTCAGATTAGAGGAGGGAATTAAGGATGAGGGTGAGGGGTCCCCGGCCCTCGGCCGCCACGCGAGGCCCGTCGCCCGCCCGCCCTCCGCGCCCGCGCCCCACCTCCTGGAGCGCGCGCTCCTGCTCCAGCGACACGAGTTCGTGGCCCCGGTGCTCCTGGGCGGCACAGGCCTCACACAGGCACACTCGCTCCGCGCGGCAGTAGCGCTCGAGCGGCCGCAGGTGGCGCGGGCACAGGCTCTCCTCCAGCCGGCGCAGCGGCGGCACCAGGCGGTGTCCGCGCAGCGCGGGGCTGCGCTCGTGCGGGCCTAGGTGCGCGGGGCAGAAGGAGGCGAagcaggagaggcaggagagcGCGGCGGGTAGGGCGGCGCCCTCGGGGCACGCGTCGCAGCGCACCGGCTCTTCGCCCGCCGGCCACGGCTCCGGCGCACACGGAGCCGACGGCTCCGGGGCGCTGGGCGACGCACTGGGCGGCGCACTGGGCGCCACCGGCTCGGGGgcccgggccgggccggggccgGGCCCCGGGCCGGAGCCCTGGCGGAGCTGCAGCAACTCAGACAGCGTGTGGTTCTTGCGGAGCTGCAGGCCGTCGGGGAAGGGCTCCTGGCACAGCGGGCAGCGGGCCGTGCCTCCCGGCCCGCCGGCGCCACCCGCGCCGCGGTGCGGCCAAAGCGCGCCCAGGCAGGCGAGGCAGAAGTTGTGGCCGCAGGGCAGCGTCACTGGCTCCCGGAGCGACTCCAGGCAGATGGGGCAGCTGAAGGGGCCGCTGCCGTCCATGGCTCCTCGGTCGCGAGGCACCGCCTGTGCTGCTCCCGTCTGGGAGGGACCCGGACTGTTCGCGATGCGGCGCCGCCCCTGGGACCGAGGCCAAGGATCcggcccccgcccgccgcccggCTCGGACCGCCCCCCAGCGCCACAGGCCCGCCCGCCGGCCCTGACACCCAGCCCCAGCCCGGACAGCGCGGAGTGGCCTCTGGGCCCCGTCTGACCCCTAAGGGTTCCTGGACGAAAGggctgtgagagagagagggcagagagCTGAGAAGGCAATGCGGGGGACACGCTGAAACCAGGGAAGGAGTTCACTCCTCCATGACCCCCCATAAACTCCCCCACCCCGTGGCCAGCCAGGAGGGGCTGGGTGACCCCACTGTGTTCCGCAGGCACCTTTGCACTCCAGACCCCTCCGCAGCACCTTTAAGCAAAGTTGCTGAGCTGCtgaaggcgggggtggggggaaactgCTGATATGCGCATGTTTTTGCCCCTGTTTAACCCGGGTTGGGAAACTTGGGCTTCTCTAAACTTGAAATGGGAAGTTGATATCCTCCAGGTCCAACGTCCTGGGAATTCAGTTACGGTCCACCGACACTCATGTGGTGTGCCTGGGGCTAGGGATGTGGGTTCCCCAAGTGGAGGCGTTTGCTGAGACTCCTTCAACTATGCACTCAAAATGGTGCATTTTATTATACGTAAACTATACCTCgataatgttaaatttaaaaaaatagaatggcaacaaaataacaaaagtagCATTGGGTtgtaacccaaagtataaaataaacatccATGAGTTCATGCTGGTGTAAATAAatgactggataaataaataaatgagggagaatAGACAAATTTCCCATTCAGAGGAATTCCAAAAAGTTTTGGTAAATACTCCAAGGTGGAGAATGGCTTCCCACTCCTTAAGTATAGACGGTGCAtagtgactttcttccaaagggagcagaagagtaactttacaatggagaaacctgATGAAAACCACATCAAGGTCAACgtcaacagtgataagtcatgtcgGCAGTaagtacccttgatatgatgtggtCTTCCTACCCAGAAGTCCATAATCCCACTCTAATTATGACTAAAA from the Delphinus delphis chromosome 19, mDelDel1.2, whole genome shotgun sequence genome contains:
- the TRIM47 gene encoding E3 ubiquitin-protein ligase TRIM47 isoform X2 — its product is MGGHGGVNSFPGFSVSPALPSQLSALSLSQPFRPGTLRGQTGPRGHSALSGLGLGVRAGGRACGAGGRSEPGGGRGPDPWPRSQGRRRIANSPGPSQTGAAQAVPRDRGAMDGSGPFSCPICLESLREPVTLPCGHNFCLACLGALWPHRGAGGAGGPGGTARCPLCQEPFPDGLQLRKNHTLSELLQLRQGSGPGPGPGPARAPEPVAPSAPPSASPSAPEPSAPCAPEPWPAGEEPVRCDACPEGAALPAALSCLSCFASFCPAHLGPHERSPALRGHRLVPPLRRLEESLCPRHLRPLERYCRAERVCLCEACAAQEHRGHELVSLEQERALQEAEQPKVLSAVEDRMDELGAGIAQSRRTVALIKSAAVAERERVSRLFAEAAAVLQGFQAEVLSFIDEGEATMLGRSQGDLRRQEGQRSRLSRARRNLGQVPEADSVSFLQELLELRLALEEGCGPGPGPPGELSFTKSSQAVQVVRDGLASACTSQWEQLQGLGSDEDGLQKPGTEDAESQDPESANSLESEAPRDYFLKFAYIVDLDSDTADKFLQLFGTKGVKRVLCPINYPESPTRFTHCEQVLGEGALDRGTYYWEVEIIEGWVSVGVMAEDFSPQEPYDRGRLGRNAHSCCLQWNGRSFSVWFHGLELLLPHPFSPTVGICLEYADRTLAFYAVRDGKMSLLRRLKTSRARRSGTPASPVDPFQSRLDSHFAGLFTHRLKPAFFLESVDAHLQIGPLKKSCISVLKRR
- the TRIM47 gene encoding E3 ubiquitin-protein ligase TRIM47 isoform X1, with the translated sequence MGGHGGVNSFPGFSVSPALPSQLSALSLSQPFRPGTLRGQTGPRGHSALSGLGLGVRAGGRACGAGGRSEPGGGRGPDPWPRSQGRRRIANSPGPSQTGAAQAVPRDRGAMDGSGPFSCPICLESLREPVTLPCGHNFCLACLGALWPHRGAGGAGGPGGTARCPLCQEPFPDGLQLRKNHTLSELLQLRQGSGPGPGPGPARAPEPVAPSAPPSASPSAPEPSAPCAPEPWPAGEEPVRCDACPEGAALPAALSCLSCFASFCPAHLGPHERSPALRGHRLVPPLRRLEESLCPRHLRPLERYCRAERVCLCEACAAQEHRGHELVSLEQERALQEAEQPKVLSAVEDRMDELGAGIAQSRRTVALIKSAAVAERERVSRLFAEAAAVLQGFQAEVLSFIDEGEATMLGRSQGDLRRQEGQRSRLSRARRNLGQVPEADSVSFLQELLELRLALEEGCGPGPGPPGELSFTKSSQAVQVVRDGLASACTSQWEQLQGLGSDEDGLQKPGTEADAESQDPESANSLESEAPRDYFLKFAYIVDLDSDTADKFLQLFGTKGVKRVLCPINYPESPTRFTHCEQVLGEGALDRGTYYWEVEIIEGWVSVGVMAEDFSPQEPYDRGRLGRNAHSCCLQWNGRSFSVWFHGLELLLPHPFSPTVGICLEYADRTLAFYAVRDGKMSLLRRLKTSRARRSGTPASPVDPFQSRLDSHFAGLFTHRLKPAFFLESVDAHLQIGPLKKSCISVLKRR